The genomic window CATGACCCAAAGGACACTGAGTGCAGCTCGACTCCGTCAGAGTCTCATATTTTGGCCTGCATGCTGCAGTGGCTGTTCTATGTTGCTCCTCTTGTATCAGTCAAAAAAAGCAGAGTTATTGTGTGAGTAAGCTGAAATGAATCTATCCCTGTTCCAGAtggagaacagacagaacagaaggagaagaaatCGCAGAAAGGCTGCACGGATGGCCCAAGTGAGGCAGTGCTTTGCCCAGAGGGATGCAGAAGCAGAAGACACTGAAAGATCAGCTCCAGAAATAAAGCAGGCAGCTGAAGAAGAACCCAGGAAGGAAAAGCATGCAGATGTGCAGTCATTTCCTGGACGGGACAGCAAGTCAGATGATTCACAGTTTGTTTCTCAATCTGTAAAAACATGCAGCCAAGCCAGCCCCGACGATCTACCTGACACGTCACCGGCACATGACTGCAGCTCAAACAGTCAGCCGGAGAAATCCGAGAGTGCCGCTTTGGCTGACTCGGTCACAGACACAGGAGGTGAGAGCGCCACAGACATCTCAGACAAACCTCCAAGTGATGAGCCTTctcctgcagagcagcagagtatCCATACATCTGTCAGCACAGCTGAggagagcagtcagagcagtGAAAGCCTCGTTAGCCAGAGCAACTTCACGTTTGGAACGGTGGTGGCACCGTTGTATCATCAGCTGTTTGGCAGAGTGGGAAGTGAAAGTCAGAGAGAATGTGAAAATCCTGTGAGTGTTGTCAATCTGCTCTCTGAAAGAAAGCAGAACAGCTGCACTGACACTCCGACAGGTGGTGGTCCGGACTCAAACCATGCCACACACAACAGCGCTCCCACTGAAGAAGAGACCAGTTTGACTGTGACAGTAATCGACTGTGCAGAGAATCCCAGTGAGATGAAACATTCTGAACGGGGGTGCACAAATTCACCTGAATGTCCTCTTTTAGGAGACACATTAGAACATCTTGAGCCCGTAAATATACCAAATGAGAGTTTAGatctccagagagagagagcagaggaggatcCAACCCAAACACAGTGTCaacatacacaaataaaaaccaaCCTCGATGAAACACCTTCACAAAGTGAGGCCGAAGAAGTCGGGATCAGTCTGCACTCATCTCTTCGGCCGTCTCTGAATGCATCATGGCAGATTATTGAAGAGCAAAACAGCAGCGGTACTGAAGAAACGCGTAAGAATATACATGCATCTGTAAAGGAGGACGAACTGTTTGAAATGCTACATGATCTAAACTCTAACCACAACAATAATTCTCTCCCAAATGAACCTGAGAATTGCATTTCTAGCTGTGAACTTGTGAAGGAAACACCTGAGACATGTCTGGAAACTTGcaacacagaaagaggaaataACTCAGTGGACAGttcagaaaaacacagtgaaatgaATCCAATCCAGGAGTTAGTTGAATCCATGATAGAAGAAGCCATGAGCGACGTGTTTGTGCGactcaatgaaaacacagagcgttgtgaagaggaggatgaagattcCTGTTTAGCAGAACTTCCTGAAGAGAAAAACTGGGAGATGATGgttgaagaagaggaaaatgcGATGTTGACACATGAAGAAGAAGGCGAGCCGataaaggtggaggcagaagAAGCGACAGACTctacagagaagaaaaaggaggaggtcacagctgcaggagcaaaggaggctgtggaggaggaggacatggagtggataagagagggagaagaagaagaagaagatcagacaaatgtcacaaaaacagctgaaataaagacaacagagggaccagaggagacagagctgcagacagagaaacacTTTGCAGACACACAAGAGGTCATTATTGAAAGGAGAAACATccaagaggaagatgaggaggaggaggaggaggaggaggaaatgggAATGACTGATGAAGGTGAAACAGGTGTGAAATCAAAACAGGGAACTAAAGAGGAGGAGATTCCAGATTACAGGGATGAAATCCAAGCTGATGAAGCAGGAGAGATTATCCACACAACAGAAGACGGAGACAGTGAAGCGGAGTGTTTCCCAGAGAGGTCAGACATCACACAAAACAAGCACGAGGATGGTGTATCTGCTCCGGTGAACAGCAGGCAGGATGAGACGGTGActgcaggagaaggaggacGTGTGCACGATCAGACTCAAACCTGTGTTTATGAGCAGGGTGATTTTCAAAGCAAAACACATGACCGCTCAGGAGCTGAGGGCGGATCCTCTGCCGCAGAGGGAGCTGTGTGCGTGTTAACAGATGAACCTGAAAATGAGCAAACAGGCCGTGACAGCGCCTCAGCAGAGTCTGACTCAGACGACGAGGTGGAGCTGTACATGCACTGTCTGCGGGCTGTTCACATCGGAGCCCAGGCCCAGAAAGATGCAGGTTTCACTGTGAGCAAAAGGCCCCCTCCTGTCAGCAGGAGCAAGCTGCTGTCCACTCCCATGCCGTCCATCAgcgagtctgtggatgaagagCAGCACCTCAGtgatggcagcagctgcagccttcaggAGGACAAGAGTCAGGAAGACGTGAAGACAGCTGCAGGTCAATCAGCACTAAGAGCACAGGAAGGCATCCGTGTTTCATGGTGGAAAGATGCTTTCTCCTGCAGAGGTGTCTCAAAAACTCTGTTATGCAGCACCTTGTTAGTGGTATTTTTAGTTGTGGCATACCATTATGATTTTCTCGCCTGCTTTGGGCTCTACTTGATATCCGTGGTGTGGCTGTGCTGTCAAGGAGAGAGACAACCAGttaaaaacaacagaatggGCTGAATTCCcacaatgtttaaaatgaacTAATGTAGAAGGTGCTGCCATTGTTTTTCTACATACTCCTATAACATGATATTTTCTTAAATAtctaaaggtcgggtaggaggtttcaCTCTGTTGCACTTCTtgataaattagtgtaacttctctttacagtctgatagcaaccgattagttcggcagtttctcattaaaacgaagaatatgaatcatctgaagctataaaacataaaaacatcagccaatcctccgggtggaccctgtaggagtattgtctggttgtcactctctttctgctctgtgcaaagagaggtacgtgcatgatggccgaagtcacagaccgcagctcgtcttcaggtgatggcgtccatgtgattggaggcgtggcttcagggtgagctccgagaaaggggcgtgtgtttattttaaatctggccgactctcactgagttttaaaacctcctcccctacctttaataaaacATCTGCAACAGCTTGCaatagtaaaaaaacaaaatatatatatgggCATTATTACAAGTATGACAGAATACCTGCTGTATATTCCCTATGGGATGATGTTAACTCTCTGTTGTCAAGAGTATGAACCAATTTTCTTTATGCTTCCACTGCAGCCAGCAGGCTGTGGAACAGCTCTGCATCCATCCTTATAGCCAATGAAACTCatcagtgtgctgtgtgtgtggctgccaCCAGTCTGAGatttttaataacaataaaatgaataaactgCACACATGATAAATAATCCAGCGGGTGTGGTTGGttttattctgttgtttacAAAGTTTAAAGCTTCATTTTTGTGGCTTCAAATAAGATAAGAGGTGAAGTTGTTTTGGGATTATTGAGGTAACTGAACTGTGCTTCACTTGGaatgtgtttcttttcctttcaGATAGTATTGGTGCTTTTCAGAAAAGACGAATGCCATCAGTGGCATATCAAACACAGAGCCCAGATTATGGCCTGAACTGGATCCTGACGTGTTGAAATGCACTCTGATGAAAGATATCAGCCGTTATcagttttaaaatatgtttggcATCAAGCATTAATCATGTGTCATCGTCACGCTTCCATCCAGCATGTAGTAAGATCtacacagaggacaaacatCGACCAAAGTCCGTGTTCATTTCTGACATTCTTCAGCAGTAACTCTCACCAAGCAGGCTGCTCTTTCTCAGAATGAGGGAGTGAAAATCAGTCACTTGACATTTCTAACCCTGTGTGCTCAGCAGCGGCCTTCACACTGCTCCACTGAGAAGATGAACACTTTTCCAGAACATTTTAGACAAATGAGGCAAACAGAAGCCTCTATCTGTCTGAAAGTGACCCTTACTGTACTCAAAGCAGGTCTGTGACTCGATTCCTGCACAGCCCAGCTCAGGCCTGACATTTTGGAAGTGTCTTGTTagagtctctgtgtgttcacCCTGTTGTGGTATCCTAAGTGATAGGTGTTGCTGTCACAGAACAATTATTAATTTTTATCACCTGCACCAGTAGAGCTTGAGCGGAGTGTTGGCTGAACTCTACatcacactgcagtgtttaacTGTCTTTATTAGACTCTCTGACCTCATTCCAAGGTGTTTTTATTACTGTCATGAATCAAACGTGCAGTAAATGGATCCATGTTTAATACCAGGGAATATTCTGTATATTTTACAAATacagtttttattgtcattACATTTCTTAAATTACTTCATGAGTAGAAAAAAGCCACATGATAATATTGCATAATGTCCTTTAAATCGGTGGTTTTTAAGGACATATTATCCCTCCAGAGAGTATCACAGTGCATCCAGCTAAATAAACATCCAGTAGTCACCATGTGCTATGAGTTATTTTGGGAGAGAGGAATAGTTACGGCCAAAGGGGTTAAGAAAGCTTTAAATACAACTTATTTTTTACTTCGCGCTGAAACACTGATACAGGgtaaataaccctgaaaccattgggtggcagcacacacacacacactgcatgtgttgGCAGACAAAGAGGTTTTGTAGGCATTCAGTCTCAGAATACATTACCTCAGTTCAGGTAATGATTAAATGTGTAGGTTCCTAACAGGCAGACCACTCCTGTAAACAGCGGTGTTGTTTCATAACTGCCTTGGCAGGCCGCGGTTTACCCGGCTGCCTTGACGACAGTGCATTGTTTATATGATCCTCAGTCAGGTTACTACACCAGATTGAAATGTTCTCCATCACGTTTATTTTTCCAGGAGAACGAATCCCTCACTGATGCTCACATGCTTTAATCCGAAGGACAAAGATGTCCAACGTGTGTCCAATGTGTTGAAAAGTTACAAATTATGTATGTAAGCTTTCCAAGGACCTCTTCTCACACTGCCCCCTCCTGAGGGGTACAAAACCTTGTGTCCAGTCATACTCTCTCAAATCTTTTGGGCAGATTACATCCCGTTTCTGGACCTAATCAGATTACCTCACTTCACTTGCTGAGGCAGTTATCCAAAGGTCTGTGCTGGCTGTATATCTGTGCCAAACACTGCTGGATTTATGAGCATGTTTTTGTGCTGGACTAGACATATTAGTATACATGTGAATGAgttgtttaaataaatacattattatttaatgcAAAGTGTAAAACCACAGCAGGGTGTATGATTTTTATTGGCTTTTAATTAATGGATTAATAAATTTTAATCATTCCTGTTGTGTCATTTCAGGCTTTACGGAATCGTGGAATTTACAAATGCACCTAAACGCCTCACGGGACGCACGTTCTCTAGAGCAGCCTTCCTGGATTGTGATTGGACGACGCGCTGTCAGTTCTGAAGCATGCCTGTCAAATGTAGCCAATCAGCGTGCGCGTTGTTGGCCGGTGCGCCGGTTCGCCGGTCGGGTTTGCAGCCTGGAAAAGGGGAAGCGACTGGCGGAGGCAGCGCATCGGCGGTGCGGTGCTATGGACCCCAGGGACAATGTCGAGACAGGGGAGACTGAAACCCAGCTGGACGTGTTCTACGTGCCGTTTCCAGAGGAGGCGCCGTgcaagaaggagcaggagaagctGTCGGGGGTCGTCAAAAACGTCCACAGAAAACTGCGCAGGAAATACAGAGAGGGtaagcggcggcggcggcggcagcctCCGGTGGGCCCCTGTGTTCCTGTCTGGCCCTGCAGCCGAGCAGCTAACACCTGAGCTCAGAGATACTAAACCAGTCCTAACGTTTTCATTCAAAGCTAACAGCATAGCTCACGGTGCTATGGTGTTAGCCGTCATAGCTAACGGGCTCGTTTGGAGACCTGTTAGCTGTTAACATCgtcagcagcagagagctgtgttcAAGGCCTTTAAAGATCTTTAACAATACACTGTAGATGTTACTGTATGAGTTCAACCTGTCAACATGTGTCCAGACCTTTAATAGGTTACTAATGAGACACAGTAAAGACCTATCTGACTTACTACTGCCAATAAAAGATAACCTTGTGGACTGAACAAACATTGGACACACATTTTACTGCTCAAATACTTTTATTTCCAAGTATTCCTTCAACCAGACCCAGACAACTAAAGTAACTCAATAGTTTTTACTGCAATAAAGTGCTCTACAGACTTCTGCAGCTGGTTTTACTGTGTTCACCTGCTgaggtgagaggaagaggaggatagGGTCTGTGAAATAACTTAAAACCAAAGCAACTGAGATTTTATGAGAAAGTAGAATAACAGGTAATGACAGGTAACTCTAGAATGATGAAACTGTGTATAAAATATATAGCAGACAAAGCAGGGTTAGATCACACTAGTGATCGCTAGTTGTAAGGGTTAATTATTTTTTCTCCTGATTATCTCcatgtattgtgtgtgtatcaAAATAATGCCCAACTCAGCAGTTTGCATGTCTTCTTAGGGTGGATTTTCAGATTTGGGGAAGTACAAAAAAAGAAGTACCTAATAgtagctgtgtgtatttttgagtCTGTGATTTCTCAAATCAACCTCATCATTTCCGCAGCTTTTTGTAAATACCCTGAACAGCACTATACTTCATGCTGcaatgcaaaaaaatacaaaataagatACAAAACTGAAGGTTGCCATCTCATGTGATGTAGTAAATGAAAGAGAAAGgaattaaaggtcgggtaggagatttcactctgatgctctttttgttaaatcagtgtaacttctctttacagtccaatagcaaccgattagttcggcagtttctctttaaacgaagaatatgaatcatctgaagctataaaacataaaaacatcagccaatcctccgggtggaccctgtaggagtattggctggttgtcactcccttcctgctctgtgcaccagagaggtacgtgcatgatggccgaagtcacagaccgcagcttgtcttcaggtgatggcgtccatgtgattggaggcatggcttcagggtgagctccgagagaaaggggcgtgtgtttacggtactttaaatctggctgactctcactgagtttcagaatctcctaccctaccattA from Parambassis ranga chromosome 19, fParRan2.1, whole genome shotgun sequence includes these protein-coding regions:
- the ppp1r3ab gene encoding protein phosphatase 1 regulatory subunit 3A codes for the protein MEFVGQPSPSGACSFLGVPGLSCLDVDDDEGEVVIGIRPKSSPLPRRKSSVTDEDSEPEPPPCGSRRVSFADAKGLSLVQVKEFDTWEVPKLPGYDSSEGNGNNAEEYCLSPITFTLPLETKELSAKVRDQKVELESIELLPGTTIVKGVIRVLNISFTKAVYIRTSLDSWSTHFDLLAEYIPSSSDGLTDCFSFKLTLVPPFGEQGARVDFCLRYETSMGTFWANNNNRNYVLFCYHRRKEDKEKPQKETVNKKSCLKAVGQNFSSEETVSSPQENISTDKPQKSLEGDDVKTKKSPDGQSETSEEGREQLLMENRQNRRRRNRRKAARMAQVRQCFAQRDAEAEDTERSAPEIKQAAEEEPRKEKHADVQSFPGRDSKSDDSQFVSQSVKTCSQASPDDLPDTSPAHDCSSNSQPEKSESAALADSVTDTGGESATDISDKPPSDEPSPAEQQSIHTSVSTAEESSQSSESLVSQSNFTFGTVVAPLYHQLFGRVGSESQRECENPVSVVNLLSERKQNSCTDTPTGGGPDSNHATHNSAPTEEETSLTVTVIDCAENPSEMKHSERGCTNSPECPLLGDTLEHLEPVNIPNESLDLQRERAEEDPTQTQCQHTQIKTNLDETPSQSEAEEVGISLHSSLRPSLNASWQIIEEQNSSGTEETRKNIHASVKEDELFEMLHDLNSNHNNNSLPNEPENCISSCELVKETPETCLETCNTERGNNSVDSSEKHSEMNPIQELVESMIEEAMSDVFVRLNENTERCEEEDEDSCLAELPEEKNWEMMVEEEENAMLTHEEEGEPIKVEAEEATDSTEKKKEEVTAAGAKEAVEEEDMEWIREGEEEEEDQTNVTKTAEIKTTEGPEETELQTEKHFADTQEVIIERRNIQEEDEEEEEEEEEMGMTDEGETGVKSKQGTKEEEIPDYRDEIQADEAGEIIHTTEDGDSEAECFPERSDITQNKHEDGVSAPVNSRQDETVTAGEGGRVHDQTQTCVYEQGDFQSKTHDRSGAEGGSSAAEGAVCVLTDEPENEQTGRDSASAESDSDDEVELYMHCLRAVHIGAQAQKDAGFTVSKRPPPVSRSKLLSTPMPSISESVDEEQHLSDGSSCSLQEDKSQEDVKTAAGQSALRAQEGIRVSWWKDAFSCRGVSKTLLCSTLLVVFLVVAYHYDFLACFGLYLISVVWLCCQGERQPVKNNRMG